A single genomic interval of Carassius gibelio isolate Cgi1373 ecotype wild population from Czech Republic chromosome A22, carGib1.2-hapl.c, whole genome shotgun sequence harbors:
- the pdhb gene encoding pyruvate dehydrogenase E1 component subunit beta, mitochondrial produces MASLRLLLRSGKNAVAAVLRREFHGTPPAAVQVTVRDALNQALDEEMERDERVFLLGEEVAQYDGAYKVSRGLWKKYGDKRIMDTPITEMGFAGIAVGAAMAGLRPICEFMTFNFSMQAIDQVINSAAKTYYMSAGLQPVPIVFRGPNGASAGVAAQHSQCFAAWYGHCPGLKVVSPWNAEDARGLLKSAIRDDNPVVFLENELMYGVPFEMSEESRSKDFLIPIGKAKIERQGSHVTLVSHSRMVSLCLDAAVVLAKEGIECEVINLRSIRPMDTEAIETSVMKTNHLITVEGGWPHFGVGAEILAEIMEGPAFNFLDAPAVRVTGVDIPMPYAKILEDNSVPQIKDIIYTVKKTLNV; encoded by the exons ATGGCGTCTCTGAGGTTACTCCTGCGCTCGGGGAAG AATGCCGTTGCAGCGGTTTTGCGGCGGGAGTTTCACGGGACGCCGCCGGCTGCGGTTCAG GTGACAGTCCGAGATGCCCTCAACCAGGCCTtggatgaggagatggagagggATGAACGGGTTTTCCTTCTCGGAGAGGAAGTCGCACAGTATGACGGCGCATACAAG GTTAGCAGAGGCCTTTGGAAGAAGTATGGAGACAAACGCATCATGGACACACCAATTACAGAG ATGGGATTTGCTGGCATTGCTGTTGGTGCTGCCATG GCTGGTTTGAGGCCCATTTGTGAGTTCATGACCTTCAACTTCTCCATGCAAGCCATCGATCAGGTCATCAACTCCGCCGCCAAGACCTACTACATGTCTGCCGGCCTGCAGCCCGTCCCCATTGTGTTTCGTGGACCCAACGGCGCTTCGGCCGGAGTGGCGGCTCAGCATTCCCAGTGCTTTGCCGCTTGGTACGGTCACTGTCCCGGACTGAAGGTGGTCAGTCCATGGAACGCCGAGGACGCTAGGGGCCTTCTGAAATCAGCCATCCGTGACGACAACCCCG TGGTTTTTTTGGAGAATGAGCTGATGTACGGTGTGCCATTTGAGATGTCTGAAGAGTCTCGGTCAAAAGACTTCCTCATCCCAATCGGAAAAGCTAAGATTGAAAGACAGG GAAGTCACGTCACTCTGGTGTCTCACTCCCGAATGGTCAGTCTGTGTCTCGATGCTGCTGTTGTTTTGGCCAAGGAAGGGATCGAGTGTGAG GTGATCAACTTGCGCTCAATCCGGCCTATGGACACGGAAGCCATTGAAACGAGTGTAATGAAAACAAATCATCTGATCACTGTCGAGGGCGGCTGGCCTCATTTTGGAGTTGGGGCTGAGATTCTTGCCGAGATCATGGaag GTCCCGCTTTCAATTTCCTTGACGCCCCTGCTGTCCGAGTCACGGGTGTAGATATTCCTATGCCATACGCCAAGATTTTGGAGGACAACAGCGTACCACAAATCAAGGACATCATCTACACCGTCAAAAAGACTTTGAATGTTTAA